Proteins from a genomic interval of Papaver somniferum cultivar HN1 chromosome 4, ASM357369v1, whole genome shotgun sequence:
- the LOC113275334 gene encoding alpha,alpha-trehalose-phosphate synthase [UDP-forming] 6-like: MVTRSYSNLLELASGESPPPSFDQLNRRIPRVVDIMSNLDNDYPSDLSAVSPSSVSLKDRVIIVANQLPIRVHRKLDNKGWTFDWVEDSLLLQLKDGLGEDDVEVIYVGCLQEEIHLNEQEEVSQILLETFKCVPTFLPPELFSRFYHGFCKQQLWPLFHYMLPLSPDLGGRFDRSLWQAYVSVNKIFADKILEVINPEDDFVWVHDYHLMVLPTFLRKRFNRVKLGFFLHSPFPSSEIYKTLPVREELLRALLNSDLIGFHTFDYARHFLSCCSRMLGISYESKRGYIGLEYYGRTVSIKILAVGIHMGQLKSVLSLSETEKKVAELKSQFCDRGRVMMLGVDDMDIFKGISLKLLAMEQFLIQHPEWRGKVVLVQIANPARGRGRDVQEVQAETYSTVKRINETFGQPGYDPVILIDKPLPFYEKIAYYVVAECCLVTAVRDGMNLIPYEYIISRQGNERLDKALELDPSNRKKSMLVVSEFIGCSPSLSGAIRVNPWNIDAVAEAMDCAIEMAEAEKQLRHEKHYRYVSTHDVGYWAHSFLQDLERACKDHGRRRCWGIGFGLGFRVVALDQSFRKLSIEHIVSAYRRTKKRAILLDYDGTLMPQASIDKSPSSKSIEILNKLCRDENNMVFLVSARSRTTLDAWFCPCENLGLAAEHGYFMRLNRNAEWETHGPAADCCWKQIAEPVMKLYTETTDGSTIEDKETSLVWSYEDSDPDFGSCQAKELLDHLESVLANEPVSVKSGKTIVEVKPQGVNKGLVAERILSIMQERGMLPDFVLCIGDDRSDEDMFEVIMNSIAGPSLSPTAEIFACTVGRKPSRAKYYLDDTVEIVRLMQGLASASEEAALTS, translated from the exons ATGGTTACTAGATCTTACTCAAATCTATTAGAACTTGCTTCAGGTgagtcaccaccaccatcatttgATCAACTTAATAGAAGAATTCCTCGTGTTGTAGATATAATGTCTAATCTTGATAATGATTATCCATCTGATCTTAGTGCTGTTTCACCATCATCAGTATCACTTAAAGATAGAGTTATTATAGTAGCAAATCAACTCCCAATTAGGGTTCATAGGAAATTAGATAATAAAGGTTGGACTTTTGATTGGGTTGAAGATTCACTTCTACTTCAGTTAAAAGATGGTTTAGGTGAAGATGATGTTGAAGTTATTTATGTTGGTTGTTTACAAGAAGAGATTCATTTGAATGAACAAGAAGAGGTTTCGCAGATTTTGCTTGAGACTTTTAAATGTGTTCCTACATTTTTACCACCCGAGCTTTTTAGTAGATTCTATCATGGTTTCTGTAAACAGCAATTGTGGCCATTATTTCATTATATGTTGCCCTTGTCGCCTGATCTTGGTGGTCGGTTTGATCGTTCGTTGTGGCAAGCTTATGTGTCTGTTAATAAGATCTTTGCTGATAAGATTTTAGAAGTTATTAATCCTGAAGATGATTTTGTTTGGGTACATGATTATCATTTAATGGTCTTGCCGACTTTCTTAAGGAAGAGGTTTAATAGAGTGAAGCTTGGGTTTTTTCTTCATAGTCCGTTTCCTTCGTCAGAGATTTATAAGACTCTGCCTGTTAGGGAAGAACTGTTGAGGGCACTGTTGAATTCCGACTTGATTGGTTTCCACACATTTGATTATGCTCGTCATTTCCTGTCTTGTTGTAGTAGAATGTTGGGGATATCGTATGAGTCGAAACGCGGTTATATTGGTCTCGAGTATTATGGGAGAACTGTTAGCATTAAAATTCTCGCAGTCGGTATTCATATGGGTCAATTGAAATCAGTTTTGAGCCTTAGTGAGACTGAAAAGAAAGTTGCAGAGCTTAAGAGCCAATTCTGTGACCGTGGAAGGGTGATGATGCTTGGGGTGGATGATATGGATATTTTTAAAGGTATTAGCTTGAAGCTCTTGGCAATGGAACAGTTCCTTATACAGCATCCAGAGTGGCGGGGAAAAGTGGTTTTGGTTCAGATTGCAAATCCAGCTAGAGGTCGCGGAAGAGATGTTCAGGAAGTACAGGCTGAGACTTATTCAACAGTTAAACGGATTAATGAAACATTTGGGCAACCTGGTTATGACCCCGTTATTTTGATCGACAAACCACTTCCGTTCTACGAAAAGATTGCTTATTATGTGGTTGCTGAGTGTTGTTTGGTGACTGCTGTTAGGGATGGAATGAACCTAATACCCTATGAATACATCATTAGTCGGCAAGGAAATGAAAGATTGGATAAAGCGTTAGAATTGGATCCCTCCAACCGGAAGAAGAGTATGTTGGTTGTTTCTGAATTCATTGGTTGCTCTCCGTCACTCAGTGGAGCTATTCGAGTAAACCCATGGAATATTGATGCAGTTGCTGAAGCAATGGATTGTGCGATAGAGATGGCTGAAGCTGAAAAACAACTGCGGCACGAGAAGCATTATAGGTATGTAAGCACCCATGATGTTGGCTACTGGGCACACAGCTTTCTACAGGATTTAGAGAGGGCATGTAAGGATCATGGGAGACGAAGGTGTTGGGGGATTGGATTCGGGTTGGGATTTAGGGTTGTGGCTCTTGATCAAAGCTTCAGGAAGCTCTCAATAGAACATATTGTATCCGCTTATAGAAGGACCAAAAAGAGAGCCATACTTTTAGATTATGATGGCACTTTGATGCCTCAAGCTTCGATAGACAAGAGTCCTAGTTCAAAATCAATCGAAATCTTAAACAAGTTGTGCAGAGATGAGAACAATATGGTGTTTCTTGTCAGTGCTAGAAGTCGAACGACTCTTGATGCATGGTTTTGTCCTTGTGAGAATTTGGGACTTGCTGCTGAGCACGGCTATTTTATGAG GTTGAACCGAAATGCAGAATGGGAGACGCATGGGCCTGCTGCAGATTGTTGTTGGAAGCAGATAGCAGAACCTGTGATGAAGTTATACACAGAAACAACCGATGGGTCCACTATTGAAGATAAGGAAACTTCACTCGTTTGGAGTTACGAGGATTCCGATCCTGATTTTGGGTCATGCCAAGCGAAGGAACTTCTGGATCATCTTGAGAGTGTGCTTGCAAATGAGCCAGTTTCTGTGAAGAGTGGGAAGACCATTGTCGAGGTCAAGCCTCAG GGGGTGAACAAGGGGCTCGTGGCCGAAAGGATACTATCAATAATGCAGGAGAGGGGAATGTTACCAGATTTTGTTTTGTGCATAGGAGATGACAGATCCGATGAAGACATGTTTGAGGTCATCATGAATTCCATAGCAGGTCCATCTCTCTCTCCCACAGCAGAAATTTTCGCATGCACTGTTGGTCGAAAGCCTAGCAGAGCTAAATATTATCTAGACGACACagtggagattgttagattgaTGCAGGGTCTAGCCTCAGCTTCTGAAGAGGCGGCACTTACTTCCTGA
- the LOC113275335 gene encoding ankyrin repeat-containing protein At2g01680-like codes for MASSSSSVPVMDTSTTTKSLRLISHQSFFLAVRSSNLDMIKQLLEECNDQDNPLMGLTNDNGETSIYVAADNNLEDVFKYLIRFCDIRIVSIRSKLDLNAFHVAAKRGHLGIVKELLNLWPELCNICDKSNTSPLYTAAVQDHLDVVNAILDADESCMRIVRKNGKTALHNTARYGYFRIVKALLDRDPEVVSIKDKKGQTALHMAVKGQDPSVVEELLIADLSILNARDKKGNTAVHMATRKCRPQIVCLLLSYLAVEVNAINNQKETAMDLAEKLQYGESALEIKEALTEAGAKHARNVGRVDENQELKRTVSDIKHEVHMQLIQNGKTNKRVSGIAKELRKLHREAVQNTTNSVTVAAVLFASIAFMAIFNLPGQYFQVGPDAGEANIADNLGFRLFCLLNATSLFISLAVVVVQITLVAWDTRAQKQVVSVVNKLMWAACVSTCGAFISLSFVVVGRRGSWMAITITVVGVPILVGTLAAMCYCVFQQHFGMSGDDSQRRIKRASGSKSFSWTRYSDFSDPDAYNSEHEKIYAL; via the exons AtggcttcatcttcatcatcagtacCAGTGATGGATACTAGTACTACTACTAAATCATTAAGACTTATATCTCATCAATCATTCTTCTTAGCTGTTCGATCCAGTAATCTTGATATGATCAAACAATTACTAGAAGAATGCAATGATCAGGATAATCCGTTGATGGGATTAACTAATGATAATGGTGAAACATCGATTTATGTTGCTGCGGATAATAATCTTGAAGATGTTTTTAAATACTTGATTCGGTTCTGTGATATTCGAATTGTGTCTATCAGGTCTAAGCTTGATTTGAATGCATTTCATGTGGCTGCTAAGCGTGGACATTTAG GCATCGTGAAGGAACTGTTGAACTTGTGGCCTGAACTGTGCAATATATGTGACAAGTCAAACACAAGTCCCCTTTATACGGCTGCTGTCCAGGACCACCTGGATGTAGTGAATGCCATACTAGATGCAGATGAAAGTTGCATGAGAATAGTTAGAAAAAATGGGAAAACAGCGTTGCACAATACGGCTAGGTACGGTTATTTCAGAATAGTGAAAGCACTTCTAGACAGAGATCCTGAAGTCGTCTCAATCAAAGACAAGAAGGGCCAAACTGCACTCCATATGGCCGTAAAAGGTCAGGATCCTTCTGTAGTTGAGGAGTTACTGATTGCCGATCTCTCTATATTGAATGCACGCGACAAGAAGGGAAACACTGCTGTTCATATGGCTACTAGGAAATGTCGACCACAG ATAGTGTGCCTTCTACTTAGTTACTTAGCTGTTGAAGTCAATGCCATCAATAATCAGAAGGAAACTGCAATGGATTTAGCAGAAAAACTTCAATATGGAGAATCTGCATTAGAAATCAAGGAAGCTCTAACAGAAGCCGGTGCCAAGCATGCAAGAAATGTTGGCCGAGTGGATGAAAATCAGGAGTTAAAAAGAACTGTTAGTGATATAAAACATGAGGTACACATGCAGCTCATACAAAACGGGAAAACCAATAAACGAGTTTCTGGAATCGCaaaagaacttcggaagctacatAGAGAAGCTGTTCAAAACACCACTAATTCTGTAACAGTTGCTGCTGTTCTCTTTGCTTCCATCGCATTCATGGCTATTTTCAATTTGCCAGGACAGTATTTTCAGGTTGGGCCAGACGCCGGAGAAGCCAACATTGCAGATAATCTGGGATTCAGATTATTCTGTCTTTTGAATGCTACTTCACTCTTCATATCTTTGGCAGTTGTGGTGGTCCAAATCACTTTGGTTGCATGGGATACTAGGGCTCAAAAACAAGTTGTTTCAGTTGTTAACAAACTAATGTGGGCAGCTTGTGTAAGTACTTGTGGTGCTTTCATATCATTATCTTTTGTTGTTGTGGGAAGGAGAGGATCATGGATGGCAATAACTATAACTGTAGTTGGAGTTCCAATCCTTGTTGGAACTCTCGCAGCTATGTGTTACTGTGTTTTCCAACAGCATTTTGGGATGTCAGGCGATGATTCACAAAGACGCATAAAACGGGCAAGTGGAAGTAAATCATTTTCATGGACTCGGTACTCTGATTTTTCAGATCCTGATGCTTACAACTCCGAACACGAGAAGATTTACGCCTTGTAA